The Bacteroidota bacterium genome includes a region encoding these proteins:
- a CDS encoding VOC family protein — protein MAQINSYLTFSGNCREAMLFYQKCLGGELVLQTIGDSPLAKQLPAKMKEFILHATLTKNELILMGSDMVAEGGLIKGNAVSLSINCSSEKEILSFYKKLSVGGNADHPLEDTFWGALFGDLTDKYGNHWLLSFDKNINKK, from the coding sequence ATGGCACAGATTAATTCCTATTTAACCTTTAGTGGAAACTGCAGGGAAGCAATGCTTTTTTACCAAAAATGTTTGGGTGGTGAACTTGTTTTACAAACCATTGGAGATTCACCTCTTGCAAAACAACTGCCTGCAAAAATGAAAGAATTTATTTTGCACGCTACCTTAACAAAAAATGAATTAATACTCATGGGTTCTGATATGGTTGCAGAAGGCGGATTAATTAAAGGCAATGCAGTTTCACTTTCTATAAATTGCAGTAGTGAAAAAGAAATTTTATCTTTCTATAAAAAACTTTCCGTGGGAGGAAATGCCGATCACCCATTAGAAGACACTTTTTGGGGAGCATTATTTGGCGATCTTACCGATAAATATGGTAATCATTGGTTATTAAGTTTTGATAAGAACATCAATAAAAAATAA
- a CDS encoding dihydrofolate reductase family protein, protein MRHLSVYNFLSLNGCYKGLNGDISWHQHGAEENSFSEKSMEPGNTLLFGRITYEMMAGYWSSPAAFEQSPVVAEGMNKAEKIVFSTTLKTADWKNTQLIKENIVEEVRKLKQSNGKNMTILGSGTIITQLAEANLIDSYQIMIDPVVIKNGTPIFNNIQCNINLKLIDTKTFKSGVVLLNYAIE, encoded by the coding sequence ATGAGACATTTAAGTGTTTACAATTTCCTTTCCCTGAATGGTTGTTATAAAGGATTAAATGGTGACATTAGTTGGCATCAACATGGAGCTGAGGAAAATTCCTTTTCGGAAAAAAGTATGGAACCCGGAAATACACTGCTTTTCGGAAGAATTACCTATGAAATGATGGCCGGATATTGGTCGTCACCGGCTGCGTTTGAACAATCGCCGGTTGTGGCAGAGGGAATGAATAAGGCAGAAAAAATTGTATTTTCTACCACTTTAAAAACTGCTGATTGGAAAAATACCCAACTGATAAAAGAGAATATTGTAGAAGAGGTTAGAAAATTGAAACAAAGTAATGGTAAAAATATGACCATACTCGGAAGCGGGACAATTATCACCCAATTAGCCGAAGCAAATCTTATTGACAGTTATCAAATAATGATAGATCCTGTTGTTATTAAAAACGGAACACCAATTTTTAATAACATACAATGCAATATAAATCTCAAACTAATTGATACAAAAACTTTTAAAAGTGGTGTTGTACTTTTAAATTACGCAATAGAATAA
- a CDS encoding DUF1801 domain-containing protein, giving the protein MAMLKIAPANIDEYIFPFPSETQKKLEQIRQLIQKLAPKAKEVISYGMPAFKLNSVIVYFAGYKHHIGFYPTSTGIKNFEKEFAKYKWSKGAVQFPLDEPLPVALITKIVKFKIKEDKEKADAKKKLKNL; this is encoded by the coding sequence ATGGCTATGTTAAAAATCGCCCCGGCCAATATAGATGAATATATTTTCCCATTTCCTTCAGAAACCCAGAAAAAACTGGAACAAATTCGGCAATTGATTCAGAAGTTAGCTCCTAAAGCTAAGGAAGTAATAAGTTATGGTATGCCAGCATTTAAATTAAATTCGGTAATCGTTTATTTTGCCGGATATAAACATCATATAGGATTTTATCCAACATCCACAGGAATTAAAAATTTTGAAAAGGAGTTCGCCAAATATAAATGGTCGAAAGGAGCTGTTCAATTTCCATTGGACGAACCCTTACCTGTTGCACTAATTACTAAAATTGTAAAATTTAAAATTAAGGAAGATAAGGAAAAAGCAGATGCCAAAAAAAAACTTAAAAACCTGTAA
- a CDS encoding flotillin family protein, whose amino-acid sequence MELLFYDYWWILLIILCLVLYKYILRFLFGMVIVPEDKIGLVTKKFVLFGENKELPDGRIIATLGEAGFQAKTLAPGLYFWKWVWQYDVTMERFTIIPEGQIGLVLAKDGMAIPTGNILGQMVECDTYQDATKFLNNGGQRGRQTTYITAGSYRINTMLFDISVTDMIRIQESMVGIVTTLDGLPIESGQIAGKMIEGHNNFQDFDKFIKNGGNRGLQPHVILAGSYNLNPWAVQMEEIPMTEISIGYVGVVISFIGQDGHDLTGSDFKHGNIVEKGFKGVWLEPLGPGKYPINKYTMKVELVPTTNLVLNWASARSEAHNLDKNLSTITVRSKDGFPFNLDVAQIIHVPTTEAPKVIARFGNMVNLVSQVLEPTIGNYFRNSAQDSDVIAFLSTRKERQESAKEHIKKVLDEYNVNAVDTLIGDIVPPESLMKTLTDRKIAEEQKITYDTQKKAQETRQGMEKETAIADMQKDIVKAQQSVEIAERTASATVKKSEGDATGVKLAVGAEAEATKMRAFAEAESTRARAQADSEAIKLRAAAQAEQITLTGSAEAGKILAIGKSTAEAYELAVKALGGENFTRYKITEELAKGHIKLIPDVLIGGTNSNGTAMDGLLGLKLMEMMDPKNKKEEEK is encoded by the coding sequence ATGGAACTCCTATTCTACGATTACTGGTGGATCTTACTCATTATTCTTTGTCTTGTTTTGTATAAATACATACTCCGTTTTTTATTCGGGATGGTAATTGTTCCGGAGGATAAGATCGGATTGGTGACAAAAAAATTCGTTTTATTTGGCGAAAATAAAGAATTACCCGACGGGCGCATTATTGCAACATTGGGTGAAGCAGGTTTTCAGGCTAAAACCCTTGCCCCGGGCCTTTATTTTTGGAAATGGGTGTGGCAATATGATGTTACCATGGAAAGATTTACCATAATTCCGGAGGGTCAGATCGGACTTGTTTTGGCTAAGGATGGTATGGCAATTCCTACCGGAAATATTCTCGGTCAAATGGTGGAATGTGACACCTATCAGGATGCCACAAAATTTTTAAATAATGGTGGACAGCGCGGTCGCCAAACAACTTATATAACTGCGGGTTCTTATCGTATCAATACCATGTTATTTGATATTTCGGTTACAGATATGATCAGAATTCAGGAAAGTATGGTGGGCATAGTTACTACGCTGGATGGTTTGCCGATTGAAAGCGGACAAATAGCGGGTAAAATGATTGAGGGACATAATAATTTTCAGGATTTTGATAAATTTATTAAGAATGGTGGAAATCGCGGACTTCAACCGCATGTAATTCTTGCAGGATCTTATAACCTCAATCCCTGGGCAGTGCAAATGGAAGAAATTCCAATGACAGAAATTTCGATCGGTTATGTTGGAGTGGTTATTTCTTTTATCGGACAGGATGGACACGATCTTACAGGATCTGATTTTAAACATGGGAATATAGTAGAAAAAGGATTTAAAGGAGTTTGGCTCGAACCACTTGGACCGGGTAAATATCCTATTAATAAATATACCATGAAAGTGGAATTGGTGCCTACAACAAATCTCGTATTAAATTGGGCCTCAGCAAGAAGTGAAGCTCATAATCTGGATAAAAATCTTTCCACTATTACTGTGCGTTCAAAAGATGGTTTCCCATTTAATTTAGATGTTGCACAAATTATTCACGTGCCAACAACAGAAGCTCCAAAGGTTATTGCGCGTTTCGGAAATATGGTAAATCTTGTTTCGCAGGTATTGGAACCTACCATTGGAAACTATTTCAGAAACTCGGCGCAGGACAGTGATGTAATTGCCTTTTTATCTACCAGAAAAGAAAGACAGGAATCTGCAAAAGAGCATATTAAAAAAGTGTTGGATGAATATAATGTGAATGCAGTGGATACACTTATTGGAGATATAGTTCCACCGGAATCCTTAATGAAAACATTAACAGATAGAAAAATTGCAGAGGAACAAAAAATAACTTACGATACTCAAAAAAAGGCACAGGAAACTCGTCAGGGAATGGAAAAAGAAACTGCCATTGCCGATATGCAAAAGGATATAGTAAAAGCACAACAAAGTGTGGAGATCGCGGAACGCACTGCAAGCGCAACTGTTAAAAAATCGGAAGGTGATGCTACAGGAGTAAAACTTGCGGTGGGTGCAGAAGCGGAGGCGACAAAAATGCGCGCATTTGCAGAAGCGGAATCTACCAGAGCAAGAGCGCAGGCAGATTCAGAAGCAATAAAATTAAGAGCTGCAGCGCAGGCTGAACAAATTACATTAACCGGTAGTGCAGAGGCAGGAAAAATTCTCGCGATAGGTAAATCCACTGCAGAAGCATATGAATTAGCAGTGAAAGCACTTGGCGGTGAAAACTTTACACGATATAAAATAACAGAGGAATTGGCAAAAGGACATATTAAATTAATTCCGGATGTGCTTATTGGCGGAACAAATAGTAATGGAACGGCAATGGATGGTTTATTGGGATTAAAATTAATGGAGATGATGGATCCGAAGAATAAAAAAGAAGAGGAAAAATAA